One Aegilops tauschii subsp. strangulata cultivar AL8/78 chromosome 7, Aet v6.0, whole genome shotgun sequence genomic window carries:
- the LOC120968908 gene encoding uncharacterized protein gives MAAPWCFALRPAIILNAGEFLLHHRRPYGTSSTSPASRLVARSSRQVRLPSTTAQPLPVHMASRPTPDLAENSSPAFPASAKWGFGASPPGSSRLRVVRATNPASLAPGSSRCCPPDLCLSRDPAEAAPSSVTALYRCVQLIQWRPSASFAPVSARVCARLGAPSSFCLPRQPRASIAMAAGLCFSRYTETDTAATQYDYGVDDPSFSAELPVKPPR, from the exons ATGGCCGCCCCTTGGTGCTTCGCGTTGCGCCCGGCCATCATCCTCAACGCCGGCGAGTTCCTGTTGCATCATCGTCGCCCGTACGGGACCTCGTCTACCTCTCCTGCATCACGCCTCGTCGCCAGGAGCTCTCGCCAAGTCCGCCTTCCGTCGACCACAGCCCAGCCACTCCCAGTCCACATGGCCTCCCGTCCCACGCCGGACCTCGCCG AAAACTCGTCGCCGGCCTTCCCTGCCTCGGCCAAGTGGGGATTCGGCGCCTCGCCGCCCGGATCCAGCCGTCTCCGCGTCGTCCGCGCCACCAACCCTGCCTCGCTCGCACCAGGGTCTAGCCGCTGCTGCCCTCCCGACCTCTGCCTGTCCCGCGATCCTGCTGAAGCCGCGCCAAGTTCTGTCACTGCTCTGTATCGCTGCGTGCAGCTGATCCAGTGGCGCCCCAGTGCCTCGTTCGCCCCTGTCAGCGCTCGCGTGTGCGCAAGGCTAGGGGCGCCCAGCTCCTTCTGCTTACCCAGACAGCCAAGGGCCAGCATCGCCATGGCCGCCGGCCTCTGTTTTTCCCGCT acaccgagaccgacaccgctgctacccagtacgactacggtgttgacgacccctccttctcagCTGAGCTTCCAGTCAAGCCCCCCcgttga